One window from the genome of Pseudanabaena yagii GIHE-NHR1 encodes:
- a CDS encoding PAS domain S-box protein, translating into MNSSKLQLSELKLAIVRNPLTVSPQATLTEAIAQMVAGRSQCSVDYDAHNDFHRMGISCVLIVEESQVIGILTERDVVRLITQSLPIEQLTVSDVMTHPVITLRESDFSEVLSAIKIFQQHHIRHLPIVDEQDHLVGMLTHESLRQVFRPFELLRLRLVGEVMTNHVICASPEASMWEIAQQMTEYQVSCVVIVEPLATQTSLLKPVGILTERDLVQLQSEGINLKQQLANTRMSRPVFTVQPDDSLWAVQQRMEQKLIRRLVVTGAQGELLGIVTQSNVLKVFNPLEAYSLAQMLEARVLQLEAEKADILADRTAELERLVEERTASLRIAAEREKLVAEIADRIRVSLDLQEILDICVSEVRAFLQCDRVLVYQFQPDWSGIIIAESVAQGLSLSLGNHIQDSCFQEQTTNLYSDDQPIFVNNIYTAGYADCHVQLLEQYQVKANLVVPIRVSGQLWGLLIGHQCQEFRQWQTSDISLLRNISVQLAIAIQQSNAYQQLQNEINEQKKSELELRRTEKLFREAQRIASLGNWELDLRTNHLYWSDEIFQIFEIDQQQFGATYEAFVNAIHPDDREMVNDAYTQHLSDRHPYKIVHRLLMSDGRIKYVQEQCETTYDLDGMPMVSQGTVQDITQLKETELQLQELNQELELRVQAQTQELLQVNSLQQAILNSTDYAIVSTDLNGIVKTFNAGAERMSGYQASELIDIANILSLHDQQELSDRTSDISQELGVEITDDEMLGAMTAKGVEREEEWISIRKDGSRFPSIISIKPLKDNNDQVIGFVGIARDITEQKAIERDRQLAEAALKQSEIIFRRVFEFNVVGMIFTDFTGRINRANDRFLEMLGYTREELESGQINWQQMTPPEYIPQDLVAINHLSTHESIDPWEKAYYHKDGHYVYVLVGATMISAQDCVAVIVDISDLKKSENALRESQQFIQTVFDSFPLAVFWKDLNSVYLGCNEIFLQTTGFSSTSEIVGKNDFDFPYTLEQVRGFRADDRQVMQSRIPKYFIEEKLTMPTGEVRWLETNKVPLQDVDGNIIGVLGTFQDITRRKQIEQQLQQSRDQFQRLVTDIGDQFIFFSHSGAEGILNYISAGSAPILGIKCEDAIGKCWVEIAQWNLEDLQKTSDILQQMMAGAIDFNQLDLRFTHADGTERILRVSAHPIRDSDGNLIAVEGLGEDITESHKAQQLLLEMNQKLAISNDQLERATRLKDEFLANMSHELRTPLNAILGITEGFQEGTFGTLNDQQERMLQVIASSGSHLLDLINDILDLAKIEAGKLTLELAMTNIEQLSKDSAVFVRQQATQKKVQLQIQVAQSLPQLVIDERRIRQALINLLNNAVKFTPEGGRVTLEITVQEAIANNPNPDKSKNNITHWVNFAVIDTGIGIAPEPLKTLFQPFVQVDSSLNRQYEGTGLGLSLVKRIVEMHGGYVKATSTVGVGSCFTIALPYNQLDVTISQPLVRTSTAVSSHIDACIAPPCSPLILLAEDNEANIVTVFNYLVAKGYRVIIAKDGQMAIAMVQAEQPDLVLMDVQMPTMDGLEAMQWLRSHNFTMPIIALTALAMTGDRDKCLAAGASDYLSKPIKLKQLATLIQKWL; encoded by the coding sequence TTGAACTCATCTAAGCTTCAACTTTCTGAACTAAAGCTAGCAATTGTTCGTAATCCTCTCACGGTTAGCCCTCAAGCAACACTTACCGAGGCGATCGCGCAAATGGTAGCTGGGCGATCGCAATGTTCCGTTGATTATGATGCTCACAACGATTTTCATCGGATGGGGATCAGTTGTGTACTGATTGTTGAAGAGAGTCAGGTCATCGGTATATTGACAGAACGCGATGTCGTGCGTCTAATTACTCAGTCACTTCCCATTGAGCAGTTGACTGTCAGCGATGTTATGACACACCCTGTCATCACCTTACGCGAGTCTGATTTCTCTGAAGTATTATCAGCAATTAAAATCTTTCAGCAACATCACATTCGGCATCTTCCCATCGTCGATGAGCAAGATCACTTAGTGGGAATGCTCACCCATGAAAGCCTCCGACAAGTCTTTCGACCCTTTGAGCTATTGCGACTGCGGCTTGTGGGGGAGGTGATGACCAACCATGTTATTTGTGCTAGTCCTGAGGCTTCGATGTGGGAAATCGCGCAGCAAATGACGGAATATCAGGTAAGTTGTGTGGTTATTGTCGAACCCTTGGCAACGCAGACATCCTTACTCAAGCCTGTGGGAATCTTGACTGAGAGGGATCTGGTGCAGTTGCAGTCTGAGGGGATTAATCTCAAACAGCAACTAGCAAATACGAGAATGAGCCGCCCCGTCTTTACGGTTCAGCCTGATGATTCTCTTTGGGCGGTGCAGCAGCGAATGGAACAAAAATTAATTCGGCGGTTGGTGGTGACGGGGGCACAGGGGGAACTGTTGGGAATTGTGACGCAAAGTAATGTCTTAAAGGTTTTCAACCCGCTAGAAGCCTATAGTTTGGCGCAGATGCTAGAGGCAAGAGTACTCCAATTGGAGGCAGAGAAGGCAGATATTTTGGCAGATCGTACTGCTGAATTAGAGAGATTGGTAGAGGAAAGAACAGCTTCGTTAAGGATTGCCGCAGAACGGGAAAAACTAGTCGCCGAAATCGCCGATCGCATTCGGGTGTCGCTAGATCTGCAAGAGATTTTAGATATTTGTGTGAGTGAGGTACGCGCTTTTTTGCAATGCGATCGCGTATTGGTGTATCAATTTCAACCCGATTGGAGTGGGATCATTATTGCGGAGTCGGTAGCACAGGGCTTGTCATTATCCCTCGGCAACCATATCCAAGATTCTTGCTTTCAAGAGCAAACGACGAATCTGTACAGTGACGATCAACCGATCTTTGTGAATAATATTTACACCGCAGGCTATGCCGATTGTCATGTGCAGTTACTAGAGCAATATCAAGTCAAGGCAAATCTGGTGGTTCCGATTCGGGTGTCGGGGCAGTTATGGGGACTGCTAATCGGACATCAATGCCAAGAGTTTCGTCAATGGCAAACCAGTGATATTAGCCTCTTGCGGAATATCTCGGTGCAATTAGCGATCGCTATTCAACAATCCAATGCCTATCAGCAACTCCAGAATGAAATTAATGAACAAAAAAAATCCGAATTGGAGTTGAGGAGGACTGAAAAACTTTTCCGTGAAGCCCAAAGGATTGCTAGTTTAGGAAATTGGGAACTGGATCTACGAACAAATCATCTGTACTGGTCAGATGAAATCTTTCAGATCTTTGAGATTGATCAACAGCAGTTTGGTGCAACCTATGAAGCCTTTGTCAATGCTATTCATCCCGATGATCGGGAAATGGTTAATGATGCCTATACGCAACACCTAAGCGATCGCCACCCCTATAAAATTGTGCATCGCTTGCTGATGTCTGATGGGCGCATTAAATATGTCCAAGAACAATGTGAAACCACCTATGATCTCGACGGTATGCCAATGGTATCCCAAGGAACCGTGCAGGATATCACGCAACTCAAGGAAACTGAACTGCAACTTCAGGAACTTAATCAAGAGCTAGAGTTGAGGGTGCAAGCGCAAACCCAAGAACTCTTGCAAGTCAACAGTTTGCAACAGGCGATTCTCAATAGTACAGATTATGCAATTGTTTCCACTGACTTAAATGGCATTGTGAAAACCTTTAACGCAGGCGCAGAAAGGATGTCTGGTTATCAGGCGAGCGAACTGATTGATATTGCCAACATTTTATCTCTGCATGATCAGCAGGAATTAAGCGATCGGACCTCGGACATCTCTCAGGAATTGGGCGTAGAGATTACTGATGACGAAATGCTAGGGGCGATGACAGCAAAAGGTGTAGAGCGAGAAGAGGAATGGATCAGTATTCGCAAAGATGGTTCACGTTTTCCCTCGATCATATCGATCAAACCTCTCAAAGATAATAATGATCAAGTGATTGGCTTTGTCGGCATTGCCAGAGATATTACCGAGCAGAAAGCGATCGAACGCGATCGCCAACTTGCCGAAGCTGCCCTCAAACAAAGTGAAATCATCTTCCGTCGCGTGTTTGAGTTTAATGTAGTGGGGATGATATTTACGGACTTTACTGGTCGGATCAATCGGGCAAATGATCGCTTTTTAGAAATGCTTGGCTATACCAGAGAGGAACTGGAGTCTGGGCAAATTAATTGGCAACAGATGACTCCCCCCGAATATATACCGCAGGATCTTGTGGCGATCAACCATCTATCGACTCATGAATCAATTGATCCTTGGGAAAAAGCCTACTATCACAAGGATGGACATTATGTTTATGTGCTAGTGGGAGCTACGATGATCTCTGCTCAAGATTGCGTCGCTGTGATCGTGGATATTAGCGATCTTAAGAAATCAGAAAATGCCCTCAGAGAATCTCAACAATTTATCCAAACGGTTTTCGATAGTTTTCCCCTTGCCGTATTCTGGAAAGATCTCAATTCTGTATATCTCGGTTGTAATGAAATATTCTTGCAAACTACGGGATTCTCATCTACTTCAGAAATTGTGGGAAAAAATGATTTTGATTTTCCCTATACTTTGGAGCAAGTCAGAGGTTTTCGAGCCGATGATCGCCAAGTCATGCAATCTCGCATCCCCAAATATTTTATCGAAGAAAAGCTCACGATGCCAACGGGGGAGGTGCGCTGGCTGGAAACCAATAAAGTGCCACTGCAAGATGTGGACGGTAATATCATTGGCGTATTGGGGACTTTTCAGGATATTACGCGCCGCAAACAAATTGAGCAGCAATTGCAGCAAAGCCGCGATCAATTCCAACGACTAGTGACCGATATCGGTGATCAATTCATCTTTTTTAGCCATTCTGGTGCTGAGGGCATCCTGAACTATATTAGTGCTGGGAGTGCTCCAATATTGGGTATTAAATGCGAAGATGCCATTGGTAAGTGTTGGGTGGAAATTGCCCAATGGAATTTGGAGGATCTGCAAAAGACATCTGATATTTTGCAGCAAATGATGGCAGGTGCGATCGATTTCAATCAATTGGATCTCCGATTTACCCATGCCGATGGGACAGAACGCATACTTAGGGTCTCGGCACATCCTATTAGAGATAGTGATGGCAATTTAATTGCTGTTGAGGGACTAGGGGAAGATATTACTGAAAGCCACAAAGCCCAGCAATTGCTCCTTGAGATGAATCAGAAACTGGCGATATCTAATGATCAGCTTGAGCGGGCTACCCGCCTCAAAGATGAATTTCTCGCTAATATGAGTCATGAACTTCGCACTCCTCTCAACGCAATTCTGGGGATTACAGAAGGCTTTCAAGAGGGGACTTTTGGAACGCTCAATGACCAGCAAGAGAGGATGTTGCAAGTCATAGCTAGTAGTGGTAGCCATTTACTGGATTTAATCAATGACATCCTTGATCTTGCCAAAATTGAAGCAGGTAAATTGACCCTAGAACTTGCAATGACGAATATTGAGCAGCTTAGTAAAGATAGTGCTGTATTTGTCAGACAACAGGCAACTCAAAAAAAGGTTCAATTACAAATTCAAGTAGCGCAGTCGCTGCCGCAATTAGTTATCGATGAACGTCGTATTCGTCAAGCATTAATTAATCTGCTCAATAATGCGGTGAAATTCACGCCAGAGGGAGGGAGAGTTACCTTAGAAATAACTGTCCAAGAGGCGATCGCTAACAATCCGAACCCTGATAAGTCTAAAAACAATATTACGCACTGGGTCAATTTCGCAGTGATCGATACAGGGATTGGGATTGCACCTGAGCCTCTGAAGACTCTATTTCAACCCTTTGTCCAAGTGGATAGTTCACTCAATCGACAATATGAGGGTACGGGTTTGGGCTTATCTCTAGTCAAACGGATTGTCGAAATGCATGGTGGATACGTTAAGGCGACGAGTACGGTGGGTGTCGGTAGTTGCTTTACGATCGCTCTTCCCTACAATCAACTCGATGTCACTATTTCGCAACCTTTGGTAAGAACAAGTACCGCAGTATCGAGCCATATAGATGCTTGTATTGCTCCACCATGTTCACCATTGATTTTACTAGCCGAAGATAACGAAGCGAATATTGTCACCGTCTTTAACTATCTGGTGGCTAAGGGCTATCGCGTTATTATTGCTAAGGATGGACAAATGGCGATCGCGATGGTGCAAGCTGAACAACCTGATTTAGTGCTGATGGATGTGCAAATGCCGACAATGGATGGGCTTGAAGCGATGCAATGGCTTCGTAGTCATAATTTCACGATGCCGATTATTGCACTGACGGCTCTAGCGATGACAGGCGATCGCGATAAATGTTTAGCCGCAGGAGCCAGTGACTATCTCAGTAAACCGATTAAGCTCAAGCAGCTAGCGACTTTAATTCAAAAATGGCTATAA
- a CDS encoding response regulator transcription factor — translation MRILLVEDDEYIAKPVAKDIRHQGHIVDVASDGISGWECAQAVEYDLILLDLMLPRLDGISLCKRLREAGCKTHILMLTAKDTIADKVLGLDTGADDYLVKPFDLEELAARIRALSRRVVEMQQTVIVQGLLELNLQSHTITYDGQPLALTPKEYVILECFLRNPTQVFTKANLLDKLWDLDKLSGEETVRTHITNIRRKLKAVGGSEDLIQTVYGVGYSFNSKLSKS, via the coding sequence ATGCGAATTCTTTTAGTGGAAGATGATGAATATATCGCCAAGCCTGTTGCTAAGGACATCAGGCATCAAGGGCATATTGTCGATGTAGCAAGCGATGGCATCAGTGGCTGGGAATGTGCTCAAGCTGTGGAATATGATCTGATTCTTTTGGATTTAATGCTACCGCGTTTAGATGGAATTTCTCTATGTAAGCGCTTGCGGGAAGCGGGATGTAAGACTCATATTTTGATGCTCACAGCTAAGGATACGATCGCGGATAAAGTTTTGGGTTTAGATACAGGCGCAGATGACTATCTGGTAAAACCCTTTGATTTGGAGGAGTTGGCGGCGCGAATCAGGGCTTTATCGCGTCGAGTTGTGGAAATGCAGCAAACGGTGATTGTGCAAGGCTTATTGGAATTGAATTTGCAGTCACATACGATCACCTATGATGGTCAGCCATTAGCCTTAACCCCCAAGGAATATGTTATTTTAGAATGTTTTTTACGTAATCCTACTCAAGTATTTACGAAAGCTAATTTACTAGATAAACTCTGGGATCTGGATAAACTCTCTGGTGAAGAAACTGTGAGAACTCATATTACGAATATTCGCCGCAAACTTAAAGCTGTAGGAGGTTCTGAAGATTTAATTCAAACAGTTTATGGTGTAGGCTATAGTTTCAATTCCAAATTGTCTAAATCCTAG
- a CDS encoding sensor histidine kinase, translating to MFQKTRLRLLLAYLGIFASILSIFAIAVRTVFVHTMTNQVVDKLTTLGQTVAASSGFKNGRIQVADNLSVQGLDVRRQSLQWIDIQGNTVYIQGNRTLSLPAAIRESIQIQPSKPALISVNIPIVDTYNRSLVGYLRVSQSLEELNETFRQLDLGLIGGAAISLILVSFGGIFLTRQAMQPIEQSFDRLQQFTADASHELRSPLMAIKASSQVAMRYPEGMRPSDADEFRAIAQSAERMTRLTEDLLMLARMDKKLKVTWENINLTELLQHLVNQLQPQAVAKDLTLIYHPSSSQMIKGNSEQILRLFTNLMENAMHYTPASGQITISVNTSGQWIAVSIKDTGIGIAPEQIEHIFDRFWRADTSRSQWTGGSGLGLAIAQSIAESHCGKISVTSQLAVGSCFKVRLPITKS from the coding sequence ATGTTTCAAAAAACGCGATTAAGATTGCTGTTGGCTTACTTGGGGATTTTTGCCTCCATTCTGAGCATCTTTGCGATCGCTGTTCGTACCGTCTTTGTACATACGATGACCAATCAAGTTGTGGATAAGCTCACAACGCTCGGACAGACGGTAGCTGCCAGTTCGGGATTTAAGAATGGCAGGATTCAGGTTGCAGATAATCTCTCGGTGCAGGGTTTGGATGTGCGGCGACAGTCTTTGCAATGGATTGATATCCAAGGGAACACGGTTTATATACAGGGCAATCGCACTCTGTCTTTACCTGCAGCGATTCGCGAATCAATTCAAATTCAACCAAGCAAACCTGCTTTAATTAGCGTCAATATTCCCATTGTTGATACCTATAATCGTAGTTTAGTGGGCTATTTGCGCGTGAGTCAGTCGCTAGAGGAATTAAATGAAACCTTTAGGCAATTAGATTTAGGATTAATCGGGGGAGCTGCAATTTCTTTGATATTAGTCAGTTTTGGGGGCATCTTTCTCACGCGCCAAGCGATGCAACCGATTGAACAAAGCTTCGATCGCTTACAGCAATTTACTGCCGATGCGTCCCATGAATTGCGGAGTCCCCTGATGGCGATTAAGGCAAGCTCTCAAGTGGCGATGCGCTATCCTGAAGGAATGCGCCCCAGCGATGCCGATGAATTTAGAGCGATCGCGCAATCGGCGGAACGGATGACGAGGCTGACTGAGGATTTACTGATGTTGGCAAGAATGGATAAAAAATTAAAAGTTACATGGGAAAACATCAATTTAACAGAACTTCTTCAGCATTTGGTTAATCAATTGCAGCCTCAAGCTGTAGCGAAAGACTTAACGCTCATTTATCACCCCAGTAGTTCGCAAATGATCAAAGGGAACTCTGAGCAAATCCTGCGATTGTTCACGAACTTGATGGAGAATGCGATGCACTATACGCCTGCGAGTGGTCAAATTACGATTTCGGTAAATACATCAGGTCAGTGGATTGCTGTCAGTATCAAAGATACAGGCATAGGAATTGCCCCTGAACAGATAGAACATATTTTTGATCGGTTTTGGCGGGCGGATACTTCGCGATCGCAATGGACGGGAGGCAGTGGTTTAGGACTAGCGATCGCTCAATCGATCGCTGAAAGTCATTGTGGTAAAATTTCTGTTACTAGTCAATTAGCAGTGGGTAGTTGCTTTAAAGTACGTTTACCTATTACTAAATCATAG
- the dnaN gene encoding DNA polymerase III subunit beta gives MRLVCPQNQLAANLALVGRAVASRPTHPILANIRLDADNSSQSLGMTAFDLNLGIQVSFPAQVVEAGSITLPAKLLNDIVSRLPDEDITISVDKDNTMVSIVCGSGRYQMHGLPVEEFPELPQIGEDGETTYLPVESMLSGLASTLFATSADETKRILTGVHLTASADRLEFAATDGHRLSVVQTGFLDADEPPVTGDTVSTSLEVTIPARALRELERMLNQQTEGAIAVKFDRANMIFQSANQILISRLLDGTYPNYRQLIPNRFERQVTVERKLFLSALERIAVLADQKNNIVKITIDSTGQEISLSVEAPDVAAGRESLPAQVSGEDVEIAFNVKYLLDGLKALPSNEIQIQLNNPTSPAVLVPIGATKMTYLLMPVQIRN, from the coding sequence ATGCGACTAGTCTGTCCTCAAAACCAACTCGCTGCTAACCTTGCCCTTGTCGGTCGTGCTGTCGCTTCCCGTCCCACACACCCAATCTTGGCAAATATCCGACTCGATGCTGATAACTCTAGCCAAAGCCTTGGCATGACTGCCTTTGACCTCAATTTGGGGATTCAGGTGTCTTTCCCTGCCCAAGTGGTAGAAGCGGGATCGATTACCCTACCTGCAAAGTTACTCAATGACATCGTTTCCCGCCTTCCCGATGAGGACATCACCATCAGCGTGGACAAGGACAACACGATGGTTTCAATCGTCTGTGGTTCGGGGCGTTACCAAATGCATGGTCTGCCTGTGGAAGAATTTCCCGAATTGCCTCAAATTGGTGAAGATGGCGAAACTACCTACTTGCCTGTTGAGTCAATGCTCAGTGGTCTAGCTTCGACGCTGTTTGCAACTTCAGCTGATGAGACCAAACGAATTCTTACGGGAGTGCATCTGACGGCTAGTGCCGATCGCCTTGAGTTTGCTGCAACTGATGGGCATCGCTTGTCCGTAGTCCAGACAGGTTTCCTCGATGCCGATGAGCCACCTGTGACGGGTGATACTGTGTCCACCAGTTTGGAAGTGACAATCCCTGCAAGAGCGCTGCGTGAGCTAGAAAGAATGCTCAATCAACAAACTGAAGGTGCGATCGCGGTAAAGTTTGACCGAGCAAATATGATTTTCCAAAGTGCTAATCAAATCTTGATTTCGCGCTTGCTAGATGGTACTTATCCCAACTATCGCCAGTTGATCCCCAATCGCTTTGAACGCCAAGTTACGGTCGAGCGTAAATTATTTTTGTCAGCTCTAGAACGGATTGCTGTACTCGCTGATCAAAAGAACAACATTGTCAAAATCACGATTGATTCAACGGGTCAGGAAATTTCTCTGTCCGTAGAAGCCCCAGATGTTGCCGCAGGGCGCGAGTCTTTACCAGCCCAAGTTTCGGGTGAAGATGTGGAGATAGCTTTTAATGTCAAATATTTGCTAGACGGCTTAAAAGCTTTGCCAAGCAATGAGATTCAAATCCAGCTTAATAACCCCACCAGTCCTGCTGTGCTTGTCCCGATTGGGGCAACCAAAATGACTTATCTGCTTATGCCTGTACAAATTCGTAACTAA
- a CDS encoding HhoA/HhoB/HtrA family serine endopeptidase, with the protein MKIQYRKLQKPVLYSAIFLMGASVAIGGKQLLTQNKAIAQGVSPVVAENMSSGKLVIASDANFITETVKKDGGAVVRIDSSRTVVREIPDIFNDPFSNQFADPDNQRKEVVQGTGSGFIFNANGEILTNAHVVSGADKVTVTLKDGRSFNGKVLGADKVTDVAVVKIDAPDLPVVSLGDSDRLQAGEWAIAIGNPLGLDNTVTVGIVSATGRSSSQVGIPDQQVRFIQTDAAINPGNSGGPLLNQRGEVIGMNTAIIKGTQGLGFAIPINKAKSIAQQLISQGKVDHPYLGVQMVGLTPDVKQKLPARLKVNSDRGVLIVAVQNNSPAANAGLKAGDVVTKLNNTEVTKPENLQQVVQDSSVGSNLQLEVNRSGQPIKVTVQVGTLPNRAG; encoded by the coding sequence ATGAAGATTCAATATCGTAAATTACAAAAGCCCGTTCTCTATAGCGCCATTTTTCTGATGGGAGCCTCGGTGGCGATCGGTGGAAAACAGCTATTAACTCAAAATAAAGCCATTGCTCAAGGAGTTTCACCTGTTGTCGCTGAAAATATGTCATCAGGAAAATTAGTGATCGCTAGTGATGCCAATTTTATTACGGAAACCGTGAAAAAAGATGGTGGTGCAGTGGTGCGAATTGATTCTTCGCGCACCGTAGTTCGCGAGATTCCTGATATCTTTAACGATCCTTTCTCCAATCAATTTGCTGATCCAGATAATCAAAGAAAAGAAGTAGTTCAAGGAACGGGTTCGGGATTTATTTTTAATGCGAATGGCGAAATTCTCACCAATGCCCATGTGGTGAGTGGTGCGGATAAAGTAACTGTGACGCTCAAGGATGGTAGATCCTTTAATGGCAAGGTTTTAGGGGCTGATAAAGTGACTGATGTGGCAGTGGTGAAAATAGATGCTCCCGATCTGCCTGTTGTGAGTTTGGGCGATTCCGATCGCTTGCAGGCAGGCGAATGGGCGATCGCGATCGGTAATCCACTGGGACTAGATAACACAGTCACAGTGGGAATTGTCAGCGCGACGGGACGTTCTAGCTCTCAGGTCGGTATTCCCGATCAACAGGTGCGCTTTATCCAAACTGATGCGGCGATTAACCCAGGAAACTCAGGGGGGCCTTTGCTCAATCAGCGCGGGGAAGTCATCGGTATGAATACTGCCATCATCAAAGGTACGCAGGGATTAGGTTTTGCAATTCCCATTAACAAAGCTAAGAGCATCGCTCAGCAGCTAATTAGCCAAGGCAAAGTTGATCATCCCTATTTGGGAGTACAGATGGTCGGGCTGACTCCTGATGTGAAACAGAAATTGCCTGCGAGATTAAAGGTGAATAGCGATCGCGGAGTTTTGATTGTGGCGGTGCAGAATAATTCACCTGCGGCGAATGCGGGACTAAAGGCTGGTGATGTGGTGACGAAACTCAATAATACGGAAGTAACAAAACCAGAAAATTTGCAGCAGGTTGTTCAAGATAGTTCCGTAGGTAGTAATCTGCAACTAGAAGTTAATCGCAGTGGGCAGCCGATCAAAGTAACTGTCCAAGTTGGAACTTTACCTAATCGCGCAGGATAA